The Lysobacter luteus genome contains the following window.
GGTACGCGTCCGCGCCGACTGTGGGCTGCACTGGCGCGTGGGCGGCTCGCGGGTGGGGACGCCACCACCCCGCTGCCCGGTTGGCGGGCGCTGTTTGCGGGCTGGCGCGCGGCCCGTGGCTGACGCCCTGCGACGCAGCGTTCCAGCGGCCAGGGCAGGGTGCAGGGACGCGGCCGGTAGAATGTACGCGTTGCAAACCCGCTTTCGCGCCCCCACCCCGGTCCAGTGAACACTCCCACCATCACGCCCCGCCGCCTGCCCGACGTCGCCCACGACGCCGCCGCGCTGGCCCGTCCGCTGGACTGGGTCGGTATGTCCAACATCGCGCTGCCGCTGCGTGTCGCTGGCCACGCCGGCGAGGCGATCCAGGTCGCCGCGTCGGTGGACGTGTCGGTCGACCTGCTCGACCCCGACGCACGCGGCATCCACATGTCGCGGCTCTACCTGGAGCTGCAGCACGCCTTCGCCACCGAGGTGGTCACACCGGCCGGCCTTCGCCGCGTCCTGCAGACCCTGGTCGACACCCAGTCGGGGCTGTCCGGCGCGGCACGGCTGGTGCTGCGCTATGACCAGATGCTGCTGCGTCCCGCCCTGGCCAGTGGCAACGCCGGCTGGAAGCGCTACCCGGTCGAGATCGATGCGAGCCTCATCGACGGCCACCTGAAGCTGGCGCTGCGTTTTGCGGTCGAATACTCGAGCACCTGTCCGGCGTCGGCGGCGCTGTCGCGCCAACTCAATGCCGACCGTTTCGCCGAAGATTTCGCCGATGCCCGTCCGCTGGCGGGCGCCATCCATGACTGGCTGGCGTCGGAGCGTGGCCTGGCGGCGACGCCGCATGCCCAGCGCAGCCGCGCCGATGTGCGGGTCGAGCTGCGCCCTGCGTTCGACGAGTTGCCGCTGACCGCGCTCATCGATGCACTGGAACAGGCGCTCGCGACCCCTGTGCAGACCGCGGTCAAGCGCGAGGACGAGCAGGCTTTCGCGCGGCTCAACGCCGCCAACCTGATGTTCTGCGAGGACGCCGCACGCCGCGTCGCCGCGGTGCTGTCCGGCGACCGCCGCATCGAGCGCTTCGATGCCGACGTCGCCCATTTTGAAAGCCTGCATGCGCACGATGCCGTCGCGCGCGTGAGCGGAGCCGGCGCCCCAGCCTGATGTTTGTCGCCCGCCTGGGCGGCGCTTCCCGCCGGCGTAGGTGTGGCCCGATGGCCGGAATCGCGTGCCGATTGCGTAGCGCTTGCGCGCCGGTTGTTCGGGGTATGCTCGTTCGATCGTGCGGCCGGGATGGGTATGGGGACGCCCCTGCAACGGTGGATCTTGTTGATTTGTGGCTGCCTGGCGTTCGCCTCGTTGGCCGCGGCCGTGTGGCCGTCGCATGCCCGCAGCGCGGCGCCGCTGGCCACGTCCGGCCTGGAGCTGTCGCGGCTGGATGCGGACCCGGTTCCGCTCGAGGTGCTCGGGGGCGCGCTCGACCATCGGTTCGCCGTTGTCCCCGGCGGCGTCATCCGCGAAACCGGCCCGCGCGCAGGCTGGTGGCGACTCGTGTCCACGCATGCCGTCCCCGCGCAGCACCAGCCCTACATCGTGCTGG
Protein-coding sequences here:
- the folE2 gene encoding GTP cyclohydrolase FolE2; this encodes MNTPTITPRRLPDVAHDAAALARPLDWVGMSNIALPLRVAGHAGEAIQVAASVDVSVDLLDPDARGIHMSRLYLELQHAFATEVVTPAGLRRVLQTLVDTQSGLSGAARLVLRYDQMLLRPALASGNAGWKRYPVEIDASLIDGHLKLALRFAVEYSSTCPASAALSRQLNADRFAEDFADARPLAGAIHDWLASERGLAATPHAQRSRADVRVELRPAFDELPLTALIDALEQALATPVQTAVKREDEQAFARLNAANLMFCEDAARRVAAVLSGDRRIERFDADVAHFESLHAHDAVARVSGAGAPA